One Coprobacter fastidiosus genomic window, TATCCTGATTTTCGTAATTTTGATTAATGTGTTGTTGGAAATTTAAAGCCTGTTTAAATTTCGGAGAGACGAAGCATCAACTTTGCAGCTGCTCGGGCGTCACTCAATGCATCATGGTGGTTAAGAGGAATTTGAAAATATTCACTGACAGTGTTGAGTTTATGATTTCTGAGAAATGGCAGTTTTTTGCGGGCTAATCGATAAGTACAGATACTTTCCGGAAGATGACTGGCGATTTGAGCCTTTTCGAGACAAGCATGCAGAACGCTCATGTCAAAAGGTGCATTATGTGCGACAATCGCGTCGCATTTGACAAACCACGAATCGATCCGACTCCAGACTTCTTCAAACGTCGGAGCATCCA contains:
- a CDS encoding 3'-5' exonuclease, producing the protein MINNFIAIDFETANKYRSSACSMGLVIVNNGLITREWETLIKPQPFFFSHWSTAIHGITPDKVMDAPTFEEVWSRIDSWFVKCDAIVAHNAPFDMSVLHACLEKAQIASHLPESICTYRLARKKLPFLRNHKLNTVSEYFQIPLNHHDALSDARAAAKLMLRLSEI